A window of Hippoglossus stenolepis isolate QCI-W04-F060 chromosome 18, HSTE1.2, whole genome shotgun sequence contains these coding sequences:
- the abl1 gene encoding tyrosine-protein kinase ABL1 isoform X2, with protein MKMLEICLKLVGCKSKKGLSSSSSCYLEEALQRPDFEGQGLTEAARWNSKENLLAGPSENDPNLFVALYDFVASGDNTLSITKGEKLRVLGYNHNGEWCEAQTKNGQGWVPSNYITPVNSLEKHSWYHGPVSRNAAEYLLSSGINGSFLVRESESSPGQRSISLRYEGRVYHYRINTASDGKLYVSSESRFNTLAELVHHHSTVADGLITTLHYPAPKRNKPTIYGVSPNYDKWEMERTDITMKHKLGGGQYGEVYEGVWKKYNLTVAVKTLKEDTMEVEEFLKEAAVMKEIKHPNLVQLLGVCTREPPFYIITEFMTHGNLLDYLRECNREEVNAVVLLHMATQISSAMEYLEKKNFIHRDLAARNCLVGENHLVKVADFGLSRLMTGDTYTAHAGAKFPIKWTAPESLAYNKFSIKSDVWAFGVLLWEIATYGMSPYPGIDLSQVYELLEKDYRMDRPEGCPEKVYELMRACWRWNPSERPSFAETHQAFETMFQESSISDEVEKELGKKGKKSTLGPTQKAPELPTKTRTLRKNMDNRDGDSPDPTDPETAVSSPMLPRKARPLLDNNLNEDDRLLPKDKDKDKTRGSGLLSLIKKKKKNAPAPPKRSSSFREMDVHHDRRGVTPDLRDTDNFNNGASLAINDNTHGHDSSKFLNTNNNGPGGMTNGAPTYPGPLFPRKKGAPAVPGPGGKAATTPPSEEESMSNSKRFLWSSSMPSGSNGKEWRSVTLPRDLGQRHFDSGTFGGKPALPRKRTSEQKGENTPRMGTLTPPPRLTTSSDVSSAFLGKDTDPSPGSSPQALTPKVVRRPGLPGLENSKTSALHAELLKPNVFPAMGAAGEECRARRNKHAGDSSSVRERGKIQKPKPAPPPPPTNSKTGKISRSPTQDLPSPSSTTSDFKAKGLPSVSEPHHTTTASDQARSALSEGSKKLPLGSTSKPQPLKTSSSSPSVSTSLSSQSLGGFSSSLSSPGDQSSPTAFIPLVNTRRSLRKTAPRQASERTPNSAVTREMVLEGTELLRAAICRNSEQTGSHSAVLEAGKNLSKYCVSYVDSIQQMRNKFAFREAINKLECSLRELQICPTATGGANSQQDFSKLLSSVKEISDIVQR; from the exons aAGCTCTCCAAAGGCCAGACTTTGAGGGTCAGGGTCTGACAGAAGCGGCCCGGTGGAACTCCAAAGAGAATCTGTTGGCTGGACCCAGTGAGAATGACCCCAACCTGTTTGTGGCACTCTACGACTTTGTGGCCAGTGGCGACAACACACTCAGCATTACCAAAG GAGAGAAGCTGCGCGTGCTGGGTTACAACCACAATGGCGAGTGGTGCGAGGCACAGACCAAGAATGGCCAGGGTTGGGTGCCATCCAACTACATCACACCGGTCAACAGCCTGGAGAAGCACAGCTGGTACCACGGACCCGTGTCACGCAATGCTGCAGAGTACCTGCTCAGCTCGGGCATCAACGGAAGCTTTCTGGTCCGCGAGAGCGAGAGCAGCCCCGGTCAGAGGTCAATATCTCTGCGGTACGAGGGGAGAGTCTACCATTACAGGATTAACACTGCGTCTGATGGCAAG CTGTACGTCTCGTCAGAAAGCCGTTTCAACACACTGGCGGAGCTGGTGCACCACCACTCCACAGTGGCCGATGGCCTCATCACCACGCTACACTACCCGGCGCCGAAGCGCAACAAGCCTACCATCTACGGGGTTTCCCCCAACTATGATAAGTGGGAGATGGAGCGCACTGACATCACCATGAAGCACAAGCTGGGCGGGGGCCAGTACGGGGAGGTGTACGAGGGCGTGTGGAAGAAGTACAACCTCACCGTGGCCGTCAAGACACTCAAG GAGGACAcgatggaggtggaggagtttCTTAAAGAGGCTGCTGTTATGAAAGAGATCAAACACCCCAACCTCGTGCAATTGTTAg GTGTGTGTACACGGGAGCCACCGTTTTACATCATCACAGAGTTCATGACCCACGGGAACCTCCTCGACTACCTGAGAGAGTGCAATAGAGAGGAGGTGAACGCCGTGGTGCTGCTTCACATGGCCACGCAGATCTCCTCTGCCatggagtacctggagaaaaaaaactttatccACAG GGACTTAGCTGCCCGTAACTGTCTGGTTGGGGAGAACCACCTGGTGAAGGTGGCCGACTTTGGTCTGAGCAGGTTAATGACAGGAGACACCTACACAGCTCACGCCGGAGCCAAGTTCCCCATCAAGTGGACCGCTCCCGAGAGTCTGGCCTACAACAAGTTCTCCATTAAGTCTGACGTCTGGG CATTCGGTGTGCTGCTGTGGGAGATCGCCACCTACGGCATGTCTCCTTACCCCGGCATTGACCTGTCCCAGGTCTACGAGCTGCTGGAGAAAGACTATCGTATGGACCGACCCGAGGGCTGCCCCGAGAAGGTCTACGAGCTCATGAGGGCCT GTTGGAGGTGGAACCCTTCAGAACGCCCCTCCTTTGCTGAAACACACCAAGCTTTTGAAACCATGTTCCAGGAGTCCAGCATTTCTGATG AGGTGGAAAAGGAGCTGGGCAAGAAAGGGAAGAAGTCGACATTAGGCCCCACCCAGAAAGCTCCAGAGCTGCCCACCAAGACCAGAACCCTCCGCAAGAACATGGACAACCGGGATGGAGACAGTCCAG ACCCAACAGACCCAGAGACAGCTGTGTCATCACCCATGCTTCCCAGGAAAGCGCGTCCCCTCCTGGACAACAACCTGAATGAGGATGACCGCTTGCTACccaaagacaaagacaaggacAAGACCCGCGGCAGTGGTCTCCTCAGCCTcatcaagaaaaagaaaaagaacgcACCAGCTCCGCCCAAACGCAGCTCCTCTTTCAGAGAGATGGACGTCCACCATGACAGGAGGGGCGTGACTCCAGATCTTAGGGATACTGACAACTTCAACAATGGTGCATCTCTGGCCATTAATGACAACACGCATGGCCATGACTCCTCTAAGTTCCTGAATACTAACAATAATGGGCCAGGGGGCATGACCAACGGGGCTCCTACCTACCCAGGACCATTATTCCCCAGGAAGAAGGGAGCTCCTGCTGTGCCTGGCCCAGGAGGCAAGGCAGCTACCACACCACCAAGCGAGGAGGAATCCATGTCCAACTCCAAGCGTTTTCTCTGGTCCTCTAGCATGCCCTCTGGCTCGAATGGTAAAGAATGGAGGTCTGTCACCCTGCCACGAGACTTGGGCCAGCGCCACTTTGACTCAGGTACCTTTGGGGGCAAGCCAGCTCTGCCGCGCAAGAGAACCAGTGAGCAGAAAGGGGAGAACACCCCTCGGATGGGCACCCTGACGCCACCACCACGTCTGACCACCTCATCAGACGTTTCCTCTGCCTTCTTAGGCAAAGACACTGATCCCAGCCCTGGTTCCAGTCCTCAGGCTTTAACACCTAAGGTGGTCAGGAGACCAGGTTTACCGGGGCTGGAGAATTCCAAAACCAGCGCTCTGCACGCCGAGCTCCTCAAGCCCAATGTGTTCCCCGCTATGGGTGCAGCTGGAGAAGAGTGCAGGGCCCGCAGGAACAAGCACGCTGGGGACTCCTCATCTGTcagggaaagaggaaagataCAGAAACCCAAGCCAGCCCCGCCTCCGCCACCCACCAATTCCAAAACGGGCAAGATCTCCCGCAGCCCCACTCAAGATCTCCCTTCCCCCTCGTCCACCACTTCAGACTTCAAAGCTAAGGGTCTCCCCTCCGTCTCAGAGCCCCACCACACAACCACTGCCAGTGACCAAGCCCGTTCAGCACTCAGTGAGGGCTCCAAGAAGCTGCCTCTGGGCTCCACTTCCAAACCTCAACCGTTgaagacctcctcctcctccccctcagtgTCCACCTCCCTCTCTAGCCAGAGTCTAGgaggcttctcctcctccctctcctctcccggCGATCAGAGCTCGCCCACCGCTTTCATCCCCTTAGTGAACACTCGACGTTCCCTCCGCAAGACTGCGCCCCGCCAGGCCTCTGAGCGCACCCCCAACTCAGCCGTGACGCGCGAAATGGTGCTGGAGGGCACCGAGCTGCTCCGGGCTGCCATTTGCCGCAACTCGGAGCAGACTGGCAGCCACAGCGCTGTGCTGGAGGCCGGCAAGAACCTGTCGAAATACTGCGTGAGCTACGTCGACTCCATCCAACAGATGAGGAACAAGTTCGCCTTCCGCGAGGCCATCAACAAGCTTGAGTGCAGCCTGCGGGAGCTGCAAATCTGCCCCACTGCCACAGGGGGCGCCAATTCACAGCAGGACTTCAGCAAGCTGCTGTCCTCTGTCAAAGAAATCAGTGACATCGTTCAGAGGTAG
- the abl1 gene encoding tyrosine-protein kinase ABL1 isoform X4 — translation MGQQPGKFVGDQRRPSLPAFIKGGKRESSRHGTQPCNVFTVHEALQRPDFEGQGLTEAARWNSKENLLAGPSENDPNLFVALYDFVASGDNTLSITKGEKLRVLGYNHNGEWCEAQTKNGQGWVPSNYITPVNSLEKHSWYHGPVSRNAAEYLLSSGINGSFLVRESESSPGQRSISLRYEGRVYHYRINTASDGKLYVSSESRFNTLAELVHHHSTVADGLITTLHYPAPKRNKPTIYGVSPNYDKWEMERTDITMKHKLGGGQYGEVYEGVWKKYNLTVAVKTLKEDTMEVEEFLKEAAVMKEIKHPNLVQLLGVCTREPPFYIITEFMTHGNLLDYLRECNREEVNAVVLLHMATQISSAMEYLEKKNFIHRDLAARNCLVGENHLVKVADFGLSRLMTGDTYTAHAGAKFPIKWTAPESLAYNKFSIKSDVWAFGVLLWEIATYGMSPYPGIDLSQVYELLEKDYRMDRPEGCPEKVYELMRACWRWNPSERPSFAETHQAFETMFQESSISDVTSHQ, via the exons aAGCTCTCCAAAGGCCAGACTTTGAGGGTCAGGGTCTGACAGAAGCGGCCCGGTGGAACTCCAAAGAGAATCTGTTGGCTGGACCCAGTGAGAATGACCCCAACCTGTTTGTGGCACTCTACGACTTTGTGGCCAGTGGCGACAACACACTCAGCATTACCAAAG GAGAGAAGCTGCGCGTGCTGGGTTACAACCACAATGGCGAGTGGTGCGAGGCACAGACCAAGAATGGCCAGGGTTGGGTGCCATCCAACTACATCACACCGGTCAACAGCCTGGAGAAGCACAGCTGGTACCACGGACCCGTGTCACGCAATGCTGCAGAGTACCTGCTCAGCTCGGGCATCAACGGAAGCTTTCTGGTCCGCGAGAGCGAGAGCAGCCCCGGTCAGAGGTCAATATCTCTGCGGTACGAGGGGAGAGTCTACCATTACAGGATTAACACTGCGTCTGATGGCAAG CTGTACGTCTCGTCAGAAAGCCGTTTCAACACACTGGCGGAGCTGGTGCACCACCACTCCACAGTGGCCGATGGCCTCATCACCACGCTACACTACCCGGCGCCGAAGCGCAACAAGCCTACCATCTACGGGGTTTCCCCCAACTATGATAAGTGGGAGATGGAGCGCACTGACATCACCATGAAGCACAAGCTGGGCGGGGGCCAGTACGGGGAGGTGTACGAGGGCGTGTGGAAGAAGTACAACCTCACCGTGGCCGTCAAGACACTCAAG GAGGACAcgatggaggtggaggagtttCTTAAAGAGGCTGCTGTTATGAAAGAGATCAAACACCCCAACCTCGTGCAATTGTTAg GTGTGTGTACACGGGAGCCACCGTTTTACATCATCACAGAGTTCATGACCCACGGGAACCTCCTCGACTACCTGAGAGAGTGCAATAGAGAGGAGGTGAACGCCGTGGTGCTGCTTCACATGGCCACGCAGATCTCCTCTGCCatggagtacctggagaaaaaaaactttatccACAG GGACTTAGCTGCCCGTAACTGTCTGGTTGGGGAGAACCACCTGGTGAAGGTGGCCGACTTTGGTCTGAGCAGGTTAATGACAGGAGACACCTACACAGCTCACGCCGGAGCCAAGTTCCCCATCAAGTGGACCGCTCCCGAGAGTCTGGCCTACAACAAGTTCTCCATTAAGTCTGACGTCTGGG CATTCGGTGTGCTGCTGTGGGAGATCGCCACCTACGGCATGTCTCCTTACCCCGGCATTGACCTGTCCCAGGTCTACGAGCTGCTGGAGAAAGACTATCGTATGGACCGACCCGAGGGCTGCCCCGAGAAGGTCTACGAGCTCATGAGGGCCT GTTGGAGGTGGAACCCTTCAGAACGCCCCTCCTTTGCTGAAACACACCAAGCTTTTGAAACCATGTTCCAGGAGTCCAGCATTTCTGATG
- the abl1 gene encoding tyrosine-protein kinase ABL1 isoform X1: MGQQPGKFVGDQRRPSLPAFIKGGKRESSRHGTQPCNVFTVHEALQRPDFEGQGLTEAARWNSKENLLAGPSENDPNLFVALYDFVASGDNTLSITKGEKLRVLGYNHNGEWCEAQTKNGQGWVPSNYITPVNSLEKHSWYHGPVSRNAAEYLLSSGINGSFLVRESESSPGQRSISLRYEGRVYHYRINTASDGKLYVSSESRFNTLAELVHHHSTVADGLITTLHYPAPKRNKPTIYGVSPNYDKWEMERTDITMKHKLGGGQYGEVYEGVWKKYNLTVAVKTLKEDTMEVEEFLKEAAVMKEIKHPNLVQLLGVCTREPPFYIITEFMTHGNLLDYLRECNREEVNAVVLLHMATQISSAMEYLEKKNFIHRDLAARNCLVGENHLVKVADFGLSRLMTGDTYTAHAGAKFPIKWTAPESLAYNKFSIKSDVWAFGVLLWEIATYGMSPYPGIDLSQVYELLEKDYRMDRPEGCPEKVYELMRACWRWNPSERPSFAETHQAFETMFQESSISDEVEKELGKKGKKSTLGPTQKAPELPTKTRTLRKNMDNRDGDSPDPTDPETAVSSPMLPRKARPLLDNNLNEDDRLLPKDKDKDKTRGSGLLSLIKKKKKNAPAPPKRSSSFREMDVHHDRRGVTPDLRDTDNFNNGASLAINDNTHGHDSSKFLNTNNNGPGGMTNGAPTYPGPLFPRKKGAPAVPGPGGKAATTPPSEEESMSNSKRFLWSSSMPSGSNGKEWRSVTLPRDLGQRHFDSGTFGGKPALPRKRTSEQKGENTPRMGTLTPPPRLTTSSDVSSAFLGKDTDPSPGSSPQALTPKVVRRPGLPGLENSKTSALHAELLKPNVFPAMGAAGEECRARRNKHAGDSSSVRERGKIQKPKPAPPPPPTNSKTGKISRSPTQDLPSPSSTTSDFKAKGLPSVSEPHHTTTASDQARSALSEGSKKLPLGSTSKPQPLKTSSSSPSVSTSLSSQSLGGFSSSLSSPGDQSSPTAFIPLVNTRRSLRKTAPRQASERTPNSAVTREMVLEGTELLRAAICRNSEQTGSHSAVLEAGKNLSKYCVSYVDSIQQMRNKFAFREAINKLECSLRELQICPTATGGANSQQDFSKLLSSVKEISDIVQR; this comes from the exons aAGCTCTCCAAAGGCCAGACTTTGAGGGTCAGGGTCTGACAGAAGCGGCCCGGTGGAACTCCAAAGAGAATCTGTTGGCTGGACCCAGTGAGAATGACCCCAACCTGTTTGTGGCACTCTACGACTTTGTGGCCAGTGGCGACAACACACTCAGCATTACCAAAG GAGAGAAGCTGCGCGTGCTGGGTTACAACCACAATGGCGAGTGGTGCGAGGCACAGACCAAGAATGGCCAGGGTTGGGTGCCATCCAACTACATCACACCGGTCAACAGCCTGGAGAAGCACAGCTGGTACCACGGACCCGTGTCACGCAATGCTGCAGAGTACCTGCTCAGCTCGGGCATCAACGGAAGCTTTCTGGTCCGCGAGAGCGAGAGCAGCCCCGGTCAGAGGTCAATATCTCTGCGGTACGAGGGGAGAGTCTACCATTACAGGATTAACACTGCGTCTGATGGCAAG CTGTACGTCTCGTCAGAAAGCCGTTTCAACACACTGGCGGAGCTGGTGCACCACCACTCCACAGTGGCCGATGGCCTCATCACCACGCTACACTACCCGGCGCCGAAGCGCAACAAGCCTACCATCTACGGGGTTTCCCCCAACTATGATAAGTGGGAGATGGAGCGCACTGACATCACCATGAAGCACAAGCTGGGCGGGGGCCAGTACGGGGAGGTGTACGAGGGCGTGTGGAAGAAGTACAACCTCACCGTGGCCGTCAAGACACTCAAG GAGGACAcgatggaggtggaggagtttCTTAAAGAGGCTGCTGTTATGAAAGAGATCAAACACCCCAACCTCGTGCAATTGTTAg GTGTGTGTACACGGGAGCCACCGTTTTACATCATCACAGAGTTCATGACCCACGGGAACCTCCTCGACTACCTGAGAGAGTGCAATAGAGAGGAGGTGAACGCCGTGGTGCTGCTTCACATGGCCACGCAGATCTCCTCTGCCatggagtacctggagaaaaaaaactttatccACAG GGACTTAGCTGCCCGTAACTGTCTGGTTGGGGAGAACCACCTGGTGAAGGTGGCCGACTTTGGTCTGAGCAGGTTAATGACAGGAGACACCTACACAGCTCACGCCGGAGCCAAGTTCCCCATCAAGTGGACCGCTCCCGAGAGTCTGGCCTACAACAAGTTCTCCATTAAGTCTGACGTCTGGG CATTCGGTGTGCTGCTGTGGGAGATCGCCACCTACGGCATGTCTCCTTACCCCGGCATTGACCTGTCCCAGGTCTACGAGCTGCTGGAGAAAGACTATCGTATGGACCGACCCGAGGGCTGCCCCGAGAAGGTCTACGAGCTCATGAGGGCCT GTTGGAGGTGGAACCCTTCAGAACGCCCCTCCTTTGCTGAAACACACCAAGCTTTTGAAACCATGTTCCAGGAGTCCAGCATTTCTGATG AGGTGGAAAAGGAGCTGGGCAAGAAAGGGAAGAAGTCGACATTAGGCCCCACCCAGAAAGCTCCAGAGCTGCCCACCAAGACCAGAACCCTCCGCAAGAACATGGACAACCGGGATGGAGACAGTCCAG ACCCAACAGACCCAGAGACAGCTGTGTCATCACCCATGCTTCCCAGGAAAGCGCGTCCCCTCCTGGACAACAACCTGAATGAGGATGACCGCTTGCTACccaaagacaaagacaaggacAAGACCCGCGGCAGTGGTCTCCTCAGCCTcatcaagaaaaagaaaaagaacgcACCAGCTCCGCCCAAACGCAGCTCCTCTTTCAGAGAGATGGACGTCCACCATGACAGGAGGGGCGTGACTCCAGATCTTAGGGATACTGACAACTTCAACAATGGTGCATCTCTGGCCATTAATGACAACACGCATGGCCATGACTCCTCTAAGTTCCTGAATACTAACAATAATGGGCCAGGGGGCATGACCAACGGGGCTCCTACCTACCCAGGACCATTATTCCCCAGGAAGAAGGGAGCTCCTGCTGTGCCTGGCCCAGGAGGCAAGGCAGCTACCACACCACCAAGCGAGGAGGAATCCATGTCCAACTCCAAGCGTTTTCTCTGGTCCTCTAGCATGCCCTCTGGCTCGAATGGTAAAGAATGGAGGTCTGTCACCCTGCCACGAGACTTGGGCCAGCGCCACTTTGACTCAGGTACCTTTGGGGGCAAGCCAGCTCTGCCGCGCAAGAGAACCAGTGAGCAGAAAGGGGAGAACACCCCTCGGATGGGCACCCTGACGCCACCACCACGTCTGACCACCTCATCAGACGTTTCCTCTGCCTTCTTAGGCAAAGACACTGATCCCAGCCCTGGTTCCAGTCCTCAGGCTTTAACACCTAAGGTGGTCAGGAGACCAGGTTTACCGGGGCTGGAGAATTCCAAAACCAGCGCTCTGCACGCCGAGCTCCTCAAGCCCAATGTGTTCCCCGCTATGGGTGCAGCTGGAGAAGAGTGCAGGGCCCGCAGGAACAAGCACGCTGGGGACTCCTCATCTGTcagggaaagaggaaagataCAGAAACCCAAGCCAGCCCCGCCTCCGCCACCCACCAATTCCAAAACGGGCAAGATCTCCCGCAGCCCCACTCAAGATCTCCCTTCCCCCTCGTCCACCACTTCAGACTTCAAAGCTAAGGGTCTCCCCTCCGTCTCAGAGCCCCACCACACAACCACTGCCAGTGACCAAGCCCGTTCAGCACTCAGTGAGGGCTCCAAGAAGCTGCCTCTGGGCTCCACTTCCAAACCTCAACCGTTgaagacctcctcctcctccccctcagtgTCCACCTCCCTCTCTAGCCAGAGTCTAGgaggcttctcctcctccctctcctctcccggCGATCAGAGCTCGCCCACCGCTTTCATCCCCTTAGTGAACACTCGACGTTCCCTCCGCAAGACTGCGCCCCGCCAGGCCTCTGAGCGCACCCCCAACTCAGCCGTGACGCGCGAAATGGTGCTGGAGGGCACCGAGCTGCTCCGGGCTGCCATTTGCCGCAACTCGGAGCAGACTGGCAGCCACAGCGCTGTGCTGGAGGCCGGCAAGAACCTGTCGAAATACTGCGTGAGCTACGTCGACTCCATCCAACAGATGAGGAACAAGTTCGCCTTCCGCGAGGCCATCAACAAGCTTGAGTGCAGCCTGCGGGAGCTGCAAATCTGCCCCACTGCCACAGGGGGCGCCAATTCACAGCAGGACTTCAGCAAGCTGCTGTCCTCTGTCAAAGAAATCAGTGACATCGTTCAGAGGTAG